A genomic window from Silene latifolia isolate original U9 population chromosome Y, ASM4854445v1, whole genome shotgun sequence includes:
- the LOC141632292 gene encoding uncharacterized protein LOC141632292 codes for MLYRYFDSKTTKDIIAMEPPKTDIDDFIYWKFTEDGVYTAKSGYFLLWSQTPAASSACSRLHQFPWHIVWKKTLPRKLSILLWKVAHNILPTNVNLLSRGLNVAQECHLCHSSHESMDHLFRSCSIAQHLWKSSWLGINAMANPFIPFLTWIADFLIYLARQSFGLHKDFGLIYFCCTLRAIWNSRNLVLFQNHPVRPAAIYHLIGNLVSSTSQLRLIRSSVEPHAVCLPPIKLAGICKPRSDHVVYISLAIQQDATIQCFTDTIWDSALDDSVSNTIRARSGFVAAARLLIWAMQYAQQKNYSHVSFCISCRKLSTVLANKLPHPILTALCLSDPYFVCTTPSMVCKPSNRLTFL; via the coding sequence ATGCTCTACCGCTATTTTGATTCTAAAACTACAAAGGACATCATTGCTATGGAACCTCCAAAGACCGATATTGATGACTTTATTTATTGGAAGTTTACTGAGGATGGTGTTTATACAGCTAAGTCGGGATATTTTCTTCTTTGGTCACAAACTCCAGCTGCTTCTTCGGCTTGTTCTAGGCTGCACCAGTTTCCTTGGCACATTGTTTGGAAAAAGACGCTCCCACGTAAGTTATCGATCCTTCTTTGGAAAGTGGCGCACAATATTTTACCCACTAATGTAAACTTGTTATCACGAGGTTTGAATGTTGCCCAAGAATGTCACCTTTGCCACTCTTCACATGAGTCCATGGATCACCTTTTTAGATCGTGTTCGATCGCACAGCACTTATGGAAATCTTCTTGGCTTGGTATTAATGCCATGGCGAATCCTTTTATTCCCTTTCTGACATGGATTGCGGATTTCCTAATTTATCTTGCACGTCAATCTTTCGGGTTGCACAAGGACTTTGgtttgatatatttttgttgtaCACTCCGTGCAATATGGAACTCTCGGAATTTAGTTCTCTTCCAAAATCATCCGGTCCGACCAGCAGCTATTTACCATCTCATTGGTAATCTGGTAAGTTCCACTTCTCAGCTACGTCTAATTAGGTCATCTGTTGAACCGCATGCTGTTTGTCTTCCTCCTATCAAGCTGGCAGGCATTTGCAAGCCTCGGAGCGATCATGTGGTTTACATTTCACTCGCAATCCAGCAAGATGCGACAATACAGTGCTTCACTGATACTATTTGGGATTCTGCTTTGGATGACTCAGTTTCTAACACAATTCGGGCGCGATCGGGGTTTGTTGCAGCCGCACGTCTACTCATTTGGGCTATGCAGTATGCTCAGCAGAAGAATTATAGCCATGTTTCCTTTTGTATTTCATGTCGAAAATTATCCACCGTTCTGGCAAACAAATTGCCGCACCCAATCTTGACGGCACTCTGTCTTTCGGATCCGTACTTTGTTTGTACTACACCCTCTATGGTCTGTAAGCCTAGCAACAGGCTAACCTTTTTGTAG